One window of Schistocerca gregaria isolate iqSchGreg1 unplaced genomic scaffold, iqSchGreg1.2 ptg000182l, whole genome shotgun sequence genomic DNA carries:
- the LOC126304703 gene encoding pseudouridylate synthase RPUSD2-like, giving the protein MVGFDYVIKEHDLIMHRVHRHEPPVSGQEIKIIYQDEKLVVIDKPGSIPVHPSGRYRHNSVTFILAHEHGLMNLYTTYRLDRLTSGLLIFTKSSKDANDISSQIRSYDIEKGYLARVVGEFPEGKITVDQPIFIVPDIHRKEHNRISSDGKRCITQFERIFYRNNESLVRCVPKTGRTHQIRIHLKWLGYPIVNDPLYNEKYAQCLGPVLEISPPDTKEIEDIKAASKQFNHYNSLSKIIQEKIEVNPKFQSYRPSGSKVNINSIDPSPTCRDCKKVYRTPYTHEMFICLHALSYKTKSFLYKTDLPAWAEEGYVSPDWNSIARQQSGVEEIE; this is encoded by the coding sequence ATGGTCGGGTTCGATTATGTAATCAAAGAACATGATTTGATCATGCATCGAGTACATAGGCACGAACCACCGGTATCAGGTcaggaaattaaaattatttaccaaGACGAAAAACTGGTTGTGATTGACAAGCCCGGCTCTATTCCAGTTCATCCTTCCGGTCGGTATCGGCATAACAGTGTTACCTTCATATTGGCACACGAACATGGACTCATGAATTTATACACCACCTATAGACTGGACCGACTGACGTCTGGACTGTTGATTTTTACTAAATCATCCAAAGACGCGAATGACATCTCTTCTCAAATTCGGAGCTACGATATAGAAAAAGGGTATTTGGCTCGGGTAGTTGGCGAGTTTCCCGAGGGAAAGATAACCGTTGATCAACCTATTTTCATTGTACCAGATATTCATCGAAAAGAGCACAATCGTATCAGTTCGGACGGAAAGCGATGTATCACGCAATTTGAGAGGATATTCTATCGTAACAATGAATCCTTGGTGAGATGTGTTCCAAAAACAGGTCGTACTCATCAGATTCGCATTCACCTGAAATGGCTGGGTTATCCAATCGTAAATGATCCCCTGTACAATGAAAAATATGCACAATGTCTAGGACCAGTATTGGAAATCAGTCCGCCTGATACCAAAGAGATAGAGGACATTAAGGCGGCATCCAAGCAATTTAATCACTACAATTCGCTATCTAAAATTATTCAGGAAAAAATTGAGGTGAACCCAAAATTTCAATCTTACCGGCCCAGCGGTTCGAAGGTCAACATCAATTCAATAGATCCTTCTCCTACGTGTCGAGACTGCAAGAAGGTATATAGGACACCCTACACACACGAAATGTTTATCTGTCTGCATGCTTTGTCATACAAAACAAAATCGTTTTTATATAAAACAGATTTACCTGCTTGGGCAGAAGAAGGATACGTATCACCTGATTGGAACAGCATAGCACGCCAGCAGAGTGGCGTAGAGGAAATTGAGTAA